In Prosthecochloris sp. GSB1, the following proteins share a genomic window:
- a CDS encoding phytoene/squalene synthase family protein yields MNYRYNGQTIVHGPDTGLTLENAYRYCRQIAKHHAKTFYLAANFLPKPQRNPIYAMYALLRTVDDLVDHAEDKLTNGTLTRAEISAMMEQWKSRLRDCYEGNHNGDPIMMAWQDTLRTCDIPIELPLDLMDGVAMDITFEPFRTFDDLYVYCYKVASVVGLMCSEIFGYSDKKALDHAIELGIAMQLTNILRDVGEDVDRGRIYIPLEDLDRFGYSREAFMRKEMNDNFVKLIRFQIERARRYYESSEQGIPMLAKESRFAVRVSSLNYCNILKTIESNGYDVFSRRAYRSFYQKIRTIPYIWYRTQFAS; encoded by the coding sequence ATGAATTACCGCTATAATGGACAAACCATTGTACACGGTCCCGATACAGGACTGACGCTCGAGAACGCTTACCGGTACTGCCGACAGATAGCGAAACATCACGCCAAAACCTTCTATCTCGCGGCAAATTTCCTGCCCAAGCCGCAGCGAAATCCCATCTACGCGATGTACGCCCTCCTGAGAACGGTCGACGACCTCGTCGATCATGCCGAGGACAAGCTGACGAACGGCACGCTGACTCGCGCCGAGATCAGCGCCATGATGGAACAATGGAAAAGCCGCCTGCGCGACTGCTACGAGGGGAACCACAACGGCGACCCCATCATGATGGCGTGGCAGGACACCCTGAGGACCTGCGACATCCCGATAGAACTGCCGCTCGACCTCATGGACGGCGTCGCGATGGACATCACCTTCGAACCCTTCCGCACCTTCGACGATCTCTACGTATACTGCTACAAGGTAGCGTCGGTCGTCGGCCTGATGTGTTCCGAGATCTTCGGTTACAGCGACAAGAAAGCCCTCGACCACGCCATCGAACTCGGCATAGCGATGCAGCTCACCAACATACTCCGCGACGTCGGCGAGGACGTGGACAGGGGCAGAATCTACATTCCCCTCGAGGATCTCGACCGTTTCGGGTATTCACGCGAAGCATTCATGCGGAAAGAAATGAACGATAATTTCGTCAAGCTGATCAGGTTTCAGATCGAACGCGCGCGGCGCTACTACGAGTCGTCCGAGCAGGGCATCCCGATGCTGGCGAAGGAAAGCCGTTTCGCCGTCAGGGTCAGCAGCCTCAACTACTGCAACATCCTCAAGACCATCGAAAGCAACGGTTACGATGTCTTTTCCAGGCGCGCCTACCGTTCCTTCTATCAGAAAATCCGTACCATACCCTATATCTGGTACCGGACGCAGTTCGCATCGTGA
- the ybeY gene encoding rRNA maturation RNase YbeY has protein sequence MSLELYNTTRRDIPLEKLERAVREVVSGEGHEILSIVAVYCGDRLIHRINREFLGHDYPTDTITFRYNSGREIEGEFYVSLDTIAANAGIFGSGFEDELLRVTVHSVLHLAGYADRTDGERSMMRDREDRYLAQLQQDHI, from the coding sequence ATGTCGCTTGAACTCTACAACACCACGCGCAGGGACATTCCTCTCGAAAAACTCGAACGGGCCGTTCGGGAAGTCGTCTCGGGCGAGGGGCACGAGATACTTTCCATCGTCGCCGTTTATTGTGGCGACCGGCTTATTCACCGTATCAACAGGGAGTTTCTCGGGCACGATTATCCGACGGACACTATAACGTTCCGCTACAACAGCGGAAGGGAGATAGAGGGCGAGTTTTATGTGTCCCTCGATACCATCGCCGCAAACGCAGGGATTTTCGGCAGCGGTTTTGAGGACGAACTGCTGCGGGTGACTGTTCATTCAGTGCTTCATCTGGCAGGCTACGCCGATCGCACGGACGGCGAACGCTCGATGATGAGGGACAGGGAGGACCGGTATCTTGCTCAACTTCAACAGGATCATATCTGA
- a CDS encoding NAD-dependent epimerase — translation MKILVTGAAGFIGCHVCRRLLDRGDEVVGIDNLNSYYDVSLKEARLDLLRDDADFRFIRLDLADREGMEELFRVEKFRRVVNLAAQAGVRYSLKNPHAYVDSNLVGFMNVLEGCRREQVEHLVYASSSSVYGANETMPFSVHDNVDHPLSLYAASKKANELMAHTYSHLYSLPTTGLRFFTVYGPWGRPDMSPILFAKAIVEGKTIKVFNYGKHRRDFTFIDDITEGVVRTLDHVAVPNPDWSGLQPDPGSSRAPWRVYNIGNSEPVNLMDYIGALERALGKTADKEYLPLQPGDVPDTYADVEQLRHDVGYRPGTPLEEGIGRFVDWFREYYKC, via the coding sequence ATGAAAATACTGGTTACCGGAGCTGCCGGCTTCATAGGCTGCCATGTCTGCCGCAGACTGCTCGACCGCGGAGACGAAGTGGTCGGCATCGACAATCTCAACAGCTATTACGACGTTTCGCTCAAGGAAGCCCGTCTCGACCTGCTCCGTGACGATGCGGATTTCCGGTTCATCCGGCTCGATCTCGCCGACCGGGAGGGCATGGAGGAGCTTTTCAGGGTCGAGAAGTTCAGGAGGGTAGTGAACCTGGCCGCCCAGGCGGGCGTGCGCTACTCGCTCAAAAACCCGCACGCCTATGTCGACAGCAATCTCGTCGGGTTCATGAACGTGCTCGAGGGGTGCCGCCGGGAGCAGGTGGAGCACCTGGTCTACGCCTCGTCCAGTTCAGTCTACGGGGCGAACGAGACCATGCCTTTTTCGGTGCACGACAACGTGGATCATCCGCTTTCGCTCTATGCGGCGAGCAAGAAGGCCAATGAGCTGATGGCGCATACCTATAGCCACCTTTACAGTCTTCCGACAACCGGGTTGCGGTTTTTCACGGTCTACGGTCCCTGGGGCAGACCGGACATGTCTCCCATTCTTTTCGCGAAAGCCATCGTCGAGGGAAAAACCATCAAGGTGTTCAATTACGGCAAGCATCGCAGGGATTTTACCTTTATCGACGATATCACCGAGGGCGTCGTCCGCACTCTCGACCATGTCGCCGTGCCCAATCCCGACTGGTCAGGGCTGCAACCCGATCCGGGATCGAGCAGGGCGCCGTGGCGGGTCTACAATATCGGCAACAGCGAACCGGTCAACCTGATGGACTATATCGGCGCGCTGGAAAGGGCCTTGGGCAAAACTGCCGACAAGGAGTACCTTCCCCTGCAGCCTGGCGACGTCCCCGACACCTACGCGGACGTGGAGCAGCTCCGCCACGATGTTGGTTACCGGCCCGGGACGCCTCTTGAAGAAGGTATCGGCAGGTTCGTCGACTGGTTCCGGGAATATTATAAGTGTTGA
- a CDS encoding DUF456 domain-containing protein, with translation MDIFPLLLRIAAVLLVVSGIAGMVLPALPGILLVFAGLFIAAWADGFAYVGSGTIIVLGILTILGYAFDFLAGAFGAKAFGAGRPAFFGATAGTIVGLFFGLPGIIFGPFVGAFAAELFIRRTIGAASLAGFGAWIGMVAGIAGKIAVAAAMIGVFVFRRFF, from the coding sequence ATGGATATTTTTCCGCTTTTGCTCAGGATTGCCGCCGTCCTGCTCGTCGTTTCTGGAATCGCCGGCATGGTGCTTCCAGCACTTCCCGGGATTCTTCTGGTTTTCGCCGGACTTTTCATTGCAGCCTGGGCTGACGGTTTCGCCTATGTCGGTAGCGGAACTATCATCGTGCTCGGGATTCTGACCATACTGGGCTATGCGTTCGATTTTCTTGCCGGAGCGTTCGGAGCCAAGGCGTTCGGCGCTGGCCGTCCGGCGTTTTTCGGCGCGACCGCCGGAACGATCGTCGGTTTGTTTTTCGGGCTTCCCGGCATTATTTTCGGTCCTTTCGTCGGGGCTTTCGCCGCCGAGTTGTTTATTCGCCGCACTATCGGAGCCGCGAGTCTGGCCGGTTTCGGGGCATGGATCGGCATGGTCGCGGGAATTGCCGGCAAGATCGCTGTCGCGGCGGCGATGATAGGTGTTTTTGTTTTCAGGAGATTTTTTTAA
- the tgt gene encoding tRNA guanosine(34) transglycosylase Tgt, which produces MNFSLTHKDSATAARCGTVKTDHGEIPTPVFMPVGTRASVKSVEPGELKAQQVHIILANTYHLHLRPGNGIMGRAGGVHRFMNWDLPLLTDSGGYQVYSLSELRTISEEGVRFKSHLDGSKLHFTPENVIDTQRIIGSDIMMPLDECPPWPAEKEYVRESGELTIRWAERAKRRLDTTAPLYGHDQALFGITQGGTYADLRARSTKALVDMDFDGYSIGGMAVGEPAQEMYRMLELSHGLLPEKKPRYLMGVGTPENILNAIERGVDMFDCVIPTREARNGRVYTRTGHINLRSARHAADFTPIDEGFDNDVCRNYTKAYIRHLLNVGEILGLKLCTLHNLSFYMWLTRTAREQIMNGSFREWKEDFLATFNNSKQTRT; this is translated from the coding sequence ATGAATTTTAGCCTTACCCACAAAGATTCCGCGACGGCCGCCCGTTGCGGAACGGTGAAAACGGATCACGGGGAGATCCCCACCCCGGTATTCATGCCGGTCGGCACGCGCGCGAGCGTCAAGTCGGTCGAACCGGGGGAGCTGAAAGCCCAGCAGGTGCACATCATCCTCGCCAACACCTACCATCTCCACCTCAGGCCGGGCAACGGAATCATGGGCCGGGCAGGAGGCGTGCACCGGTTCATGAACTGGGACCTGCCGCTGCTGACCGACAGCGGCGGGTACCAGGTCTACTCGCTCTCGGAACTGCGCACCATCTCCGAGGAGGGCGTCAGATTCAAGTCGCACCTCGACGGATCGAAACTGCATTTCACCCCGGAAAACGTTATCGACACCCAGCGCATCATCGGCAGCGATATCATGATGCCGCTCGATGAATGCCCGCCGTGGCCAGCCGAGAAGGAGTACGTCCGCGAATCCGGCGAACTGACCATCCGCTGGGCTGAACGGGCGAAACGCCGTCTCGATACGACCGCTCCGCTCTACGGCCACGATCAGGCGCTTTTCGGCATCACGCAGGGCGGAACCTACGCCGACCTCCGCGCCCGAAGCACGAAAGCGCTGGTCGACATGGATTTCGACGGCTACTCCATCGGCGGCATGGCCGTCGGCGAGCCCGCCCAGGAGATGTACCGGATGCTTGAGCTCTCACACGGCCTCCTGCCCGAGAAGAAGCCCCGCTACCTTATGGGGGTCGGCACTCCGGAAAACATCCTCAACGCAATCGAACGGGGTGTCGACATGTTCGATTGCGTCATACCGACCAGGGAGGCCCGGAACGGGCGCGTCTATACGCGCACGGGCCACATCAACCTGCGCTCCGCCCGACACGCGGCCGACTTCACGCCGATAGACGAGGGCTTCGACAACGACGTCTGCCGGAACTACACGAAAGCCTATATCCGACACTTGCTCAATGTCGGCGAGATCCTCGGCCTCAAGCTCTGCACGCTGCACAACCTCTCCTTCTACATGTGGCTGACGCGCACCGCGCGGGAACAGATCATGAACGGTTCTTTCAGGGAATGGAAGGAGGACTTCCTCGCAACCTTCAACAACAGCAAACAAACCCGAACATGA
- a CDS encoding pyridoxal phosphate-dependent aminotransferase, whose amino-acid sequence MSLSLSERCDCAMQSEIRMMSIECARHGGINLSQGVCDTPVPAVVREGASDAIEAGRNTYTHYAGIASLRAAIATKHRRLYGMEIDAHQEIIVSAGATGAMYSVFQALLNPGDEVIVFEPFYGYHVSTLHGCGARPVFVTLRQPDWSFESADLEGAVTARTKAIIVNTPANPSGKVFSREELGMVAAFARAHDLFVITDEIYEHFLYDGAEHLSPAMLDGMRERTVIVSGFSKTFSVTGWRVGYAICDRKWASSIGYFNDLFYVCAPAPLQAGVARGLKDLGESYYRGLSEEYGAKRDRFCEVLDEIGLKPSVPRGAYYVLADTSRLPGKTSREKAMHILLTAGVASVPGGAFYHDRGGDNFVRFCFAKEDAVLNEACRRLGKLA is encoded by the coding sequence ATGAGTCTTTCGCTGAGCGAACGGTGCGACTGCGCCATGCAGTCGGAAATACGGATGATGTCCATCGAATGCGCCCGCCACGGCGGGATCAATCTTTCCCAGGGGGTGTGCGACACGCCCGTTCCGGCTGTCGTCAGGGAAGGGGCTTCCGATGCGATCGAGGCGGGACGCAATACCTACACGCATTATGCCGGGATTGCGAGCCTCAGGGCGGCGATAGCCACGAAGCATCGCCGTCTTTACGGCATGGAGATCGACGCCCATCAAGAGATTATCGTCAGCGCGGGAGCCACGGGCGCGATGTACTCTGTTTTTCAGGCCCTTCTGAATCCAGGCGACGAAGTGATTGTCTTCGAGCCTTTTTACGGATACCATGTCAGCACCCTCCACGGTTGTGGAGCGAGACCGGTGTTCGTCACTCTCCGTCAGCCAGACTGGAGTTTCGAGTCCGCCGACCTCGAAGGAGCCGTTACCGCTCGCACGAAAGCGATAATCGTCAATACGCCGGCGAACCCTTCGGGCAAGGTTTTTTCAAGGGAAGAACTGGGTATGGTCGCCGCTTTCGCGCGCGCGCACGACCTTTTTGTGATCACCGACGAGATCTACGAGCATTTCCTCTATGACGGAGCGGAGCACCTTTCCCCTGCAATGCTCGACGGGATGCGGGAGAGGACGGTCATCGTTTCGGGTTTTTCGAAAACCTTCAGCGTGACCGGCTGGCGTGTGGGCTACGCGATCTGCGACCGTAAATGGGCGTCTTCCATCGGTTATTTCAACGATCTTTTCTATGTCTGCGCGCCCGCGCCGCTCCAGGCCGGGGTCGCCAGGGGCCTCAAAGACCTGGGGGAATCTTATTACCGGGGTTTGTCGGAAGAGTATGGAGCCAAGCGCGACAGGTTCTGCGAGGTCCTCGACGAGATCGGCCTCAAGCCATCCGTTCCTCGCGGAGCCTACTACGTGCTTGCCGATACAAGCCGGCTTCCCGGCAAGACGAGCCGTGAAAAAGCGATGCATATACTTCTTACGGCCGGAGTGGCGAGCGTGCCGGGCGGCGCGTTCTACCATGATCGGGGAGGGGACAATTTCGTGCGGTTCTGTTTCGCCAAGGAAGACGCGGTGCTCAATGAGGCATGTCGGCGTCTCGGGAAACTGGCCTGA
- the hflX gene encoding GTPase HflX yields METFAPSSAAREKALLVGVSSSPELSRSTVEEYLDELEFLADTAGAEVVSRIVQEKKQKDPAWFLGKGKAEEMAHVVKGGLIDIVIFDDELSPVQARNLERALECKVIDRTELILQIFAIRAKSAQAKMQVELAQLEYLLPRLTRLWTHLSKQKGGIGTKGPGETQIETDRRLVRHRITSLKKKLREVSLQHATQTKERDSVPRVALVGYTNAGKSTLMNALCPRAEAYAEDRLFATLDTKTRRLELKINKLVLLSDTVGFIRKLPHRLVESFRSTLDEVLRADFLLHVVDASHPGYEDQMHVVRQTLQEIGVEHENIIEVFNKVDAVGDRDALRALRQKYPGAIFVSAIRGINLGALRDAISENVARDYRVRALRTHVSNYKLIGYLYETAEVLDKRYDGEDVLLTYRAHYKTLRRIDARVAESEKQRSHVA; encoded by the coding sequence TTGGAAACATTCGCACCATCATCCGCCGCCAGGGAAAAAGCGCTTCTTGTCGGTGTCAGTTCTTCTCCGGAACTCTCCCGTTCAACCGTTGAAGAGTATCTCGACGAACTCGAGTTCCTGGCCGATACCGCCGGCGCCGAGGTCGTCTCGCGCATCGTTCAGGAAAAAAAGCAGAAGGACCCCGCATGGTTTCTCGGAAAGGGCAAGGCGGAGGAAATGGCGCATGTCGTGAAAGGCGGCCTGATTGATATCGTGATTTTCGACGACGAACTCTCGCCCGTTCAGGCAAGAAACCTCGAGCGCGCGCTTGAATGCAAGGTGATAGATCGCACCGAGCTGATTCTGCAGATTTTCGCGATCCGGGCCAAGTCGGCCCAGGCAAAAATGCAGGTTGAACTTGCGCAGCTCGAGTATCTGTTGCCTCGCCTGACGCGTCTGTGGACCCATTTGTCCAAGCAGAAGGGGGGTATCGGTACGAAAGGACCTGGCGAAACCCAGATCGAAACCGATCGCAGGCTCGTGCGCCACAGGATAACGTCTCTCAAAAAGAAACTGCGCGAGGTTTCGTTGCAGCACGCCACGCAGACCAAGGAGCGTGACAGCGTTCCCCGCGTGGCCCTCGTCGGTTACACCAACGCCGGCAAGTCGACGCTTATGAACGCGCTCTGTCCCAGGGCTGAAGCGTATGCCGAGGATCGGTTGTTCGCGACGCTCGATACGAAAACGAGGCGTCTCGAACTGAAAATCAACAAGCTCGTGCTGCTTTCCGACACCGTCGGCTTTATCCGCAAACTGCCGCACCGGCTTGTCGAAAGTTTTCGTTCAACGCTCGACGAGGTCCTGCGGGCCGATTTCCTGCTGCACGTCGTCGACGCCAGTCATCCCGGTTACGAGGATCAGATGCATGTCGTCCGGCAGACTCTTCAGGAAATTGGCGTGGAGCATGAAAATATCATCGAGGTATTCAACAAGGTGGATGCCGTTGGTGACAGGGACGCATTGCGGGCGTTGCGGCAGAAGTATCCGGGCGCGATTTTCGTTTCCGCAATCAGGGGGATCAACCTCGGAGCGCTCAGGGATGCGATAAGCGAGAACGTCGCCAGGGATTATCGGGTGAGGGCCCTTCGAACCCATGTATCGAACTACAAGCTTATCGGCTATCTCTACGAGACGGCCGAAGTGCTCGATAAAAGATATGACGGCGAAGATGTTCTTCTGACTTACAGGGCTCATTACAAGACCCTGCGCCGTATCGACGCCAGGGTCGCGGAGAGCGAAAAGCAGCGGAGCCATGTCGCTTGA
- a CDS encoding zinc ribbon domain-containing protein produces MDHTKINLVVRLQYLDNQIENLLSLQKGLPEEIEALEEDIAFITKQIEARKRIAGEHEKTRRTLDETIENCRSKIKTFKDKQTLARNNKEYDALSKQIEYEEKEIAQAEIRLQDISQNEQKSLEMQEKGRQLIAENRYDEISEEMMPDDVLADQLRDLSEQVKQKHEELESIIVETSGEVKALKEKMEAQRKIVAQEAKRLLSKYEHLKKGGVQNALVKLHRHACSGCNTRVPTNRHTLIVQGGFYLCESCGRIVVHERLFEEASDQN; encoded by the coding sequence GTGGACCATACAAAAATCAACCTTGTTGTCCGGCTCCAATATCTCGACAATCAGATTGAAAACCTGCTGAGCCTTCAGAAAGGCCTGCCGGAGGAAATAGAGGCGCTTGAAGAGGACATAGCCTTCATAACGAAACAGATCGAAGCCCGCAAACGGATCGCCGGGGAGCATGAAAAAACGCGCCGGACGCTCGACGAAACCATCGAAAACTGCCGGTCTAAGATCAAGACATTCAAGGACAAGCAGACGCTCGCGCGCAACAACAAGGAATACGATGCGCTGTCCAAGCAGATAGAATACGAGGAAAAGGAGATCGCGCAGGCCGAGATCCGGCTTCAGGATATCAGCCAGAACGAGCAGAAATCCCTCGAAATGCAGGAGAAGGGCCGCCAGCTCATCGCCGAAAACCGTTATGACGAAATCTCCGAGGAAATGATGCCGGATGACGTACTCGCCGACCAGCTCAGGGATCTCAGCGAACAGGTGAAACAGAAGCACGAAGAGCTCGAAAGCATCATCGTCGAAACATCCGGCGAGGTCAAGGCGCTGAAGGAAAAAATGGAGGCTCAGAGAAAAATCGTCGCCCAGGAAGCAAAGCGCCTGCTCTCCAAATACGAGCATCTGAAAAAAGGCGGCGTACAGAATGCGCTGGTCAAGCTGCACCGTCACGCCTGTTCCGGATGCAACACCCGTGTTCCGACGAACCGCCACACCCTGATCGTCCAGGGAGGCTTCTACCTCTGCGAATCCTGCGGACGCATCGTCGTGCACGAAAGGCTTTTCGAGGAAGCCTCTGATCAGAACTGA
- the lysS gene encoding lysine--tRNA ligase, producing MTEVHETNPPQGGTEESKAAAKALNDQIQRRLEERRQLAAEGVNPYPYAFDVTARSKEIVEEFGENEMRNVAVAGRIMTVRKMGKASFFHIQDAAGRIQVYIKRDDVGQEAYRIFKLLDIGDIVGVKGFVFRTKTGEISVHAEEFVLLSKSLRPMPIAKEKEIDGRKVTYDAFRDKELRYRQRYVDLIVNPEVRQTFIKRSAIVSHMRNFLTARGYLEVETPVLQPLYGGAAARPFTTHHNALDMELYLRIANELYLKRLIVGGFDGVFEFAKDFRNEGIDRFHNPEFTQVELYVAYRDYNWMMELVEELLHETCLSVNRSETTTFLGNEISLKPPFRRLTIADSIQEYCKVDIRGRSETELRNIAKDLGLSLDPKIGSGKIIDEIFGEFVEPKLIQPTFIMDYPTEMSPLAKQHRSEEGLVERFELIVGGKELCNSFSELNDPVIQRERLEAQAKLRLRGDDEAMVVDEDFLRALEYGMPPCAGLGIGVDRLVMLLTGEESIRDVIFFPHMKPE from the coding sequence ATGACCGAAGTACATGAAACCAATCCGCCGCAGGGCGGAACCGAAGAAAGCAAAGCGGCCGCGAAGGCCCTGAACGACCAGATACAGAGACGGCTGGAGGAGCGCCGACAACTCGCCGCCGAAGGCGTCAACCCCTATCCCTACGCGTTCGACGTCACCGCGCGATCGAAAGAGATCGTCGAGGAATTCGGCGAAAACGAGATGCGGAACGTCGCGGTCGCGGGGCGCATCATGACCGTCAGGAAAATGGGCAAGGCCTCGTTTTTTCACATTCAGGACGCCGCGGGCAGAATCCAGGTCTACATCAAGCGCGACGATGTCGGCCAGGAAGCCTACAGGATTTTCAAACTGCTCGACATAGGCGACATCGTCGGTGTGAAAGGCTTCGTCTTCCGCACGAAGACCGGTGAAATTTCGGTACACGCCGAAGAGTTCGTACTCCTGAGCAAGTCACTGCGTCCCATGCCGATAGCGAAGGAAAAGGAGATCGATGGCCGCAAGGTCACCTACGACGCCTTCCGGGACAAGGAGCTCCGCTACCGCCAGCGCTATGTCGACCTCATCGTCAATCCCGAGGTCAGACAGACATTCATCAAACGCTCGGCCATCGTCTCGCACATGCGGAATTTCCTCACCGCCAGGGGATATCTCGAAGTCGAAACGCCAGTGCTCCAGCCGCTTTACGGTGGTGCGGCGGCTCGTCCTTTCACCACGCATCATAACGCTCTGGACATGGAGCTCTACCTGAGGATCGCCAATGAGCTCTACCTGAAACGGCTCATCGTGGGCGGCTTCGACGGCGTGTTCGAGTTCGCCAAGGACTTCCGGAACGAAGGCATCGACCGCTTCCACAACCCTGAATTCACCCAGGTCGAGCTTTACGTGGCATACAGGGACTACAACTGGATGATGGAACTCGTCGAGGAACTGCTGCACGAAACCTGCCTCTCGGTGAACAGGAGCGAAACCACTACTTTCCTCGGCAACGAGATCAGCCTCAAACCGCCGTTCAGACGGCTGACGATCGCCGATTCGATACAGGAGTATTGCAAGGTCGATATTCGCGGACGCTCGGAGACCGAACTGCGCAACATCGCCAAGGACCTCGGCCTCTCGCTCGATCCGAAGATAGGCAGCGGAAAGATCATCGACGAGATATTCGGCGAATTCGTAGAACCGAAGCTCATCCAGCCGACGTTCATCATGGATTACCCTACCGAGATGTCTCCCCTCGCCAAGCAGCATCGGTCCGAAGAGGGACTCGTAGAACGTTTCGAGCTGATCGTCGGCGGCAAGGAACTCTGCAACTCCTTCTCCGAACTCAACGATCCGGTCATTCAGCGCGAACGCCTCGAAGCACAGGCGAAGCTCCGCCTCAGGGGTGACGACGAGGCGATGGTAGTCGATGAGGATTTCCTTCGCGCGCTCGAATACGGCATGCCTCCGTGCGCGGGCCTCGGTATCGGCGTGGACAGACTGGTCATGCTCCTCACCGGAGAAGAGTCCATACGCGACGTCATCTTTTTCCCGCACATGAAGCCAGAATAA
- a CDS encoding AlbA family DNA-binding domain-containing protein, which produces MSLTWSRLENVPLLDMIGRGETRHTEFKRLVHSPKKIAKSIVAFANTEGGTILVGVDDDRRITGIHSEKEMLEIVYEAVKLHTEPAVAIETEVVEYKKRLVLMVHVAESAQKPHYHIATERDPETLGEIRVKKVYTREESHNRVATDDRVCLMASSAEPIRLTFGADEKMLLEYLDEHRSITALKFSTLSGIPLQQARRTLVALVRSGTVHLVTEGRQSHYRLAGK; this is translated from the coding sequence ATGTCTCTTACCTGGTCCCGGCTTGAGAACGTCCCCCTGCTCGACATGATCGGCCGGGGGGAAACACGGCACACCGAATTCAAGCGGCTCGTGCATTCCCCGAAAAAAATCGCGAAATCCATCGTCGCCTTCGCAAATACCGAAGGAGGCACCATTCTCGTCGGGGTCGACGACGACCGGAGGATCACGGGCATCCATAGCGAAAAGGAGATGCTCGAAATCGTCTATGAAGCCGTAAAGCTGCACACCGAACCCGCGGTAGCGATCGAAACCGAAGTCGTGGAATACAAGAAAAGGCTGGTCCTGATGGTCCACGTGGCGGAGAGCGCGCAAAAACCGCATTATCACATTGCCACCGAACGGGATCCGGAAACGCTCGGGGAAATTCGGGTAAAAAAAGTCTACACCCGAGAGGAAAGCCACAACAGGGTCGCTACCGACGACCGGGTCTGCCTGATGGCGTCGTCAGCGGAACCGATTCGTCTCACTTTCGGAGCGGACGAAAAAATGCTGCTGGAATATCTCGACGAGCACCGGAGCATCACCGCCCTGAAGTTCAGCACCCTCTCCGGAATCCCGCTACAGCAGGCAAGGCGGACACTGGTGGCGCTCGTGCGCTCCGGAACCGTGCACCTCGTCACTGAGGGCCGGCAAAGCCACTACCGCCTGGCGGGAAAGTGA
- a CDS encoding phosphatidylglycerol lysyltransferase domain-containing protein, producing the protein MQEPLPLSWTKAALARPVYRHRFLHFSRTTWVTFADLPFRYTLPDVHADLEARFPGGFLVRGCSHGVAAFLSRNGGGVLKTGAEALLYPQNDHFGKRSLAALVRQAGKKGKTVEVPLDGDNLTRLSELLREGRHGSKPQLEHVFRTFPCSRCRCFAFVSGSGTWMAAMTVTVRGKRCAHTELMVKRAESPSCIMEGLVGGVFGILGEEGVREWSLGEVPFLLSLSGKASSARFDEILLAVTAGFSRHVYDAGGLYRFKNKFAPRWRDVYLCANRRLSLQTFVDLAIETRYARLLAHGVGEAFKSPFGFVQPTAKT; encoded by the coding sequence ATGCAGGAACCGCTTCCCCTGAGCTGGACGAAGGCCGCGCTTGCCCGGCCGGTCTACAGGCACCGCTTCTTGCATTTTAGCAGGACGACATGGGTGACGTTTGCCGACCTTCCTTTTCGATATACGCTTCCGGATGTTCATGCCGACCTTGAAGCGCGTTTTCCCGGCGGCTTTCTCGTAAGAGGCTGTAGCCATGGCGTCGCGGCTTTTCTGTCACGAAACGGGGGCGGGGTTCTCAAGACAGGGGCGGAAGCCCTGCTCTACCCTCAAAACGACCATTTCGGGAAACGATCTCTCGCCGCTCTCGTTCGTCAGGCCGGGAAAAAGGGAAAAACCGTCGAGGTTCCTCTCGATGGCGACAATCTCACGCGCCTGTCGGAACTGCTGCGCGAGGGCCGACACGGCTCGAAGCCTCAGCTCGAACATGTTTTCAGGACTTTTCCCTGCAGCCGCTGCCGTTGCTTTGCTTTCGTTTCGGGAAGCGGAACGTGGATGGCGGCGATGACCGTGACAGTGCGGGGCAAGAGATGCGCGCATACGGAACTCATGGTGAAGCGGGCGGAGTCGCCGTCCTGCATCATGGAAGGGCTCGTAGGCGGTGTTTTCGGAATTCTCGGAGAGGAAGGCGTTCGTGAATGGAGCCTTGGGGAAGTACCTTTTCTGCTCTCTCTTTCAGGCAAGGCATCCTCAGCCCGTTTCGATGAGATTCTGCTCGCCGTTACGGCGGGTTTTTCACGGCATGTCTACGATGCAGGCGGGCTCTACCGTTTCAAGAACAAGTTCGCTCCGCGCTGGCGCGACGTCTATCTCTGTGCCAACAGGAGGCTGTCCCTGCAAACGTTCGTCGATCTCGCCATCGAGACACGATACGCCCGGCTGCTTGCACATGGTGTCGGCGAGGCTTTCAAGAGTCCTTTCGGATTCGTTCAGCCAACAGCAAAAACCTGA